A genome region from Blautia coccoides includes the following:
- a CDS encoding ABC transporter ATP-binding protein gives MNHTIEVKNVYKSFENIEVLHDVSLQADKGSICGIIGRNGSGKTVLFKCICGFLQIDRGEIQIEGKAVGRDKSTLSNLGIIIESPGFLRHYSGYKNLEFLMGLNGKPDREKINDVLDLVGLAEQKNKKVGKYSMGMRQRLGIAQAIMEDQNILILDEPMNGLDNQGVEDMRQLLLKLKEKGNTILLASHNQEDIRQLCDSVYEMDLGRIQRK, from the coding sequence ATGAACCATACCATAGAAGTGAAAAATGTTTACAAATCATTTGAAAATATTGAGGTTCTGCATGACGTCAGCTTGCAGGCGGATAAGGGGAGTATTTGCGGAATCATAGGAAGAAATGGCTCCGGGAAGACAGTGCTTTTTAAATGTATCTGTGGTTTTCTGCAGATAGACAGGGGTGAGATACAGATAGAAGGAAAGGCTGTGGGAAGGGACAAAAGTACCCTGTCGAATCTGGGGATCATCATAGAATCACCCGGATTTTTGAGGCATTACAGCGGTTACAAAAACCTGGAATTTTTAATGGGACTAAACGGTAAGCCTGACAGGGAAAAGATAAATGATGTCTTAGACCTGGTGGGCCTTGCGGAGCAAAAGAATAAAAAAGTGGGAAAATATTCTATGGGAATGCGCCAGAGACTGGGGATTGCCCAGGCAATTATGGAGGATCAGAATATATTGATCCTGGACGAACCGATGAACGGCCTGGACAATCAAGGAGTAGAGGATATGAGGCAGTTACTGCTCAAATTAAAAGAAAAGGGAAACACGATCCTGCTGGCAAGCCATAACCAGGAGGATATCAGGCAGTTGTGCGACTCCGTATATGAGATGGATTTGGGCCGCATACAGAGAAAATAA
- a CDS encoding MATE family efflux transporter produces the protein MKFFHYDKTLSIMKTPQGTMTLSRIFVPFFTEMLLLNMMGTINTLMLAHYSDDAVAAVGSATQLLGMILTFYTVISTGSSIVINHNLGAENTEKASDAALTSIILCGSLSLILGTCLSLAARPLLGLMHLQGQVLDYAVTYFRIAVQFSFFQAVTSSISGIFRSYGKPKISVCVSLTMNGMNAALAYLVIFRPIELPVSGVSGIAAAYVCSQLFGLLLILAFLRKIPLGLHFRQKNFASLKVAVTMLKVGIPGGISSISYNLSQVVSTSIIAILGVAAISTKIYVSNIVFYVYVFGMSLGLSTSLMIGWLAGAGKYEQAYRLNLQNLKLTISANVMLSFLIFLLAEPLLGCFTTDPQIISMGRHLMLIDILVEIGRGFNHVEENSLRGAGDVVYPMAVSMISCWTMSILFSYILGIHMGLGLTGCWIAFAMDEFFRGTAYLIRWRSRKWTTKTVAVHA, from the coding sequence ATGAAATTCTTTCATTATGACAAGACACTCAGCATTATGAAAACACCGCAGGGCACTATGACCCTGTCCCGCATTTTCGTTCCCTTTTTTACGGAAATGCTGCTGCTCAACATGATGGGTACTATCAATACCCTGATGCTCGCCCATTACTCAGATGACGCGGTGGCTGCCGTAGGCTCTGCCACCCAGCTTCTGGGAATGATACTCACATTTTATACTGTGATCAGCACAGGCTCTTCCATTGTGATCAATCACAATCTGGGCGCGGAAAATACGGAAAAAGCTTCTGACGCAGCCCTTACTTCCATTATCCTGTGCGGTTCCCTGAGCCTGATCCTGGGCACCTGTCTCTCCCTTGCCGCAAGGCCGCTTTTGGGCCTTATGCATCTGCAGGGACAGGTTTTAGACTATGCCGTCACCTATTTCCGGATCGCAGTGCAGTTTTCCTTTTTCCAGGCAGTAACCTCCAGTATCTCCGGCATTTTCAGAAGCTATGGCAAGCCAAAGATATCGGTCTGTGTCTCACTTACTATGAATGGCATGAATGCAGCACTGGCTTATCTGGTCATCTTTCGACCCATAGAACTTCCCGTCTCAGGGGTATCCGGTATTGCCGCAGCCTATGTGTGCAGTCAGCTTTTCGGACTGCTCCTGATCCTTGCCTTCCTGCGGAAAATCCCCCTTGGGCTGCATTTCAGGCAAAAAAACTTCGCCTCCCTGAAGGTCGCCGTGACCATGCTGAAGGTGGGAATTCCGGGAGGGATCAGCAGCATCTCCTACAACCTCTCTCAGGTGGTCTCCACCTCCATCATTGCCATTTTAGGGGTTGCTGCCATTTCCACCAAAATCTATGTGTCCAACATTGTCTTTTATGTATATGTATTCGGCATGAGCCTTGGCCTGTCCACCTCCCTGATGATCGGATGGCTTGCCGGAGCCGGGAAATATGAACAGGCCTACCGTCTGAATCTGCAGAACCTGAAGCTGACCATAAGCGCCAATGTAATGCTGTCCTTTTTGATCTTTTTGCTGGCAGAACCACTGCTTGGATGCTTTACCACAGACCCACAGATCATTTCCATGGGCAGACATCTGATGCTTATTGATATACTGGTGGAAATAGGCAGAGGATTCAACCATGTGGAGGAGAATTCCCTGCGGGGTGCCGGCGATGTGGTCTATCCCATGGCCGTATCCATGATATCCTGCTGGACCATGAGCATTCTATTTTCCTACATTCTGGGAATCCACATGGGACTTGGACTGACGGGGTGCTGGATTGCCTTTGCCATGGATGAATTCTTCAGAGGCACCGCATATCTGATACGCTGGAGATCAAGAAAATGGACCACGAAAACAGTCGCGGTCCATGCCTGA
- a CDS encoding family 43 glycosylhydrolase, which produces MQVKINTRAEKADMQDLFGIFFEDLNHAADGGLYAELIRNRAFEFCSVDNPDYHGLTAWEKIEKGGKTELHVEKEHGLFPENPHYLVMEILEEGEDIGVCNHGFGPGIFYEKGAYYDFSCYARKERGDCDKLVVSLRSGTGEIYTSQTIDITEKWEKYQLTFQVPCDDRQGRLAVTAKGSGCVELDFVSLFPVHTYKNRKNGLRRDLAQLLEEMHPRFLRFPGGCLVHGGSLHAGDRDSLYRWKNTIGPVENRPACRNNWGYNQTMGLGYYEYFLLCEDLGAKPVPVLPGGYDPHTHEAAVGDELKDYVQDALDLIEFANGDAESYWGSRRAAMGHPEPFHMEYIGIGNEEVGEPFFERYPLFHRAVREKYPEIKIIGTSGPFAAGKEYDRGWQSAREEGADLVDEHYYQSPEWFIAEHHRYDAFWDNGPKVFLGEYASQDNTWFNALAEASYMVGMQNAAHAVKLACYAPLFCHVHYENWRPDMIWFDNCAAVPTPSYHVQKLFMNHHGDAVLKQEISGKGSSVMMSRYPDSLPGDIVLEANESQVAFENIVITEEDTGKKYTCQKTVLSPECSRKRIATVDSQNYTIRLNARELSGKKGFTVSFGQQDEKNRLFWRLGGWANEDSIIGEDIDGRNSCLIQRTRSVEAGRNYDLELRVRGRRVETYVDGAAELETEVRPVAAEPVYITSSLERETGDIIVKIVNVLPREENVQICLEGEEGSRFTGHIYRMEGFDRDDRNTFKHPDLVRPDVADIEFDSSVFEVDIKPESLCILRLCRRQNPVLHGLYADPDMLKYKDTYYLYPTTDGFANWSGTQFHAFSSENLREWKDEGVILDTASEQVPWSVGSAWAPAVFERDGQFYFYFCAKRPDGVSCIGAAVSSSPASGYRAQPKPLLTPEMVQAAGVKMSQVIDPSIYEEDGQVYMLFGNGSPAVVKLSEDLLHICPETMKNLEGAEDFREAVTVLKREGIYHFTWSCDDTGSEDYHVNYGISHSLYGPVKYLYPVLEKRPGAGVLGTGHHCILREPQEDIYYMAYHRFATPVREYPEGRGCHRETCIDRVEFGTDGRMKPVQVQP; this is translated from the coding sequence ATGCAGGTAAAGATAAATACAAGAGCGGAAAAGGCAGATATGCAGGACCTGTTCGGTATCTTTTTTGAGGATTTAAACCATGCGGCAGACGGAGGATTATACGCGGAACTGATCCGCAATCGGGCATTTGAATTTTGCTCTGTGGACAACCCGGACTATCACGGACTGACTGCCTGGGAGAAGATTGAAAAGGGAGGAAAGACCGAGCTTCATGTGGAAAAAGAACATGGTCTTTTCCCTGAAAATCCTCACTATCTGGTGATGGAAATACTGGAAGAGGGGGAGGATATCGGTGTGTGTAACCATGGATTTGGTCCGGGTATCTTCTATGAAAAAGGGGCATACTATGACTTTTCCTGCTATGCCAGAAAGGAGCGGGGAGACTGTGACAAGCTGGTGGTATCCCTGCGTTCCGGGACAGGGGAGATATACACTTCCCAGACCATTGATATTACGGAAAAATGGGAAAAATACCAGCTCACGTTCCAAGTTCCTTGTGATGACAGACAGGGAAGACTTGCTGTGACTGCAAAGGGCAGCGGGTGTGTTGAACTTGATTTTGTTTCCCTGTTTCCGGTACATACATATAAGAACAGAAAGAACGGCCTGCGCAGGGATCTGGCGCAGCTTTTGGAAGAAATGCATCCCAGATTTTTGCGTTTTCCGGGAGGATGTTTGGTACACGGCGGTTCCCTTCACGCCGGAGACAGGGATAGTCTGTACCGGTGGAAAAACACCATCGGTCCTGTGGAAAACCGCCCCGCCTGCAGAAATAATTGGGGATATAATCAGACTATGGGGCTGGGATATTATGAGTATTTTCTGCTATGCGAGGATTTGGGAGCGAAGCCTGTCCCGGTGCTTCCGGGAGGCTATGATCCCCACACCCATGAGGCGGCTGTGGGAGATGAACTGAAAGATTACGTTCAGGACGCACTGGACCTCATTGAATTTGCCAATGGAGACGCGGAGTCATACTGGGGCAGCAGACGTGCGGCTATGGGGCATCCAGAACCCTTTCATATGGAATACATAGGTATCGGGAATGAGGAAGTGGGAGAACCGTTTTTTGAGCGGTATCCTCTTTTCCACCGGGCAGTGAGGGAGAAATATCCTGAGATTAAGATAATCGGGACCAGTGGTCCGTTCGCCGCGGGAAAGGAATATGACAGAGGATGGCAGTCCGCAAGGGAGGAAGGGGCAGACCTGGTGGATGAACATTATTATCAGTCGCCGGAGTGGTTTATTGCTGAGCACCACCGCTATGACGCGTTTTGGGATAACGGTCCCAAGGTATTTTTAGGAGAGTATGCTTCTCAGGATAATACCTGGTTTAATGCATTGGCCGAGGCATCCTACATGGTGGGGATGCAGAACGCTGCCCATGCGGTAAAGCTGGCATGTTACGCACCGCTTTTCTGTCACGTACATTATGAAAACTGGAGACCGGATATGATATGGTTTGACAACTGCGCGGCAGTGCCCACGCCCAGTTATCATGTACAGAAGCTCTTCATGAACCACCACGGGGATGCGGTTCTTAAGCAGGAGATATCTGGGAAAGGCTCTTCTGTAATGATGAGCCGGTATCCTGACAGTCTTCCGGGTGATATTGTTCTGGAGGCCAATGAATCACAGGTGGCATTTGAAAATATTGTGATCACAGAGGAGGACACAGGGAAGAAGTATACCTGTCAGAAAACCGTGCTGAGTCCGGAATGTTCCAGAAAAAGAATTGCAACCGTTGACAGCCAAAATTATACCATCCGTCTCAACGCCAGGGAGCTGAGCGGCAAAAAGGGATTTACGGTCAGCTTCGGGCAGCAGGATGAGAAGAACCGTCTGTTTTGGAGACTTGGCGGATGGGCCAATGAAGACTCTATAATCGGAGAGGATATAGACGGCAGGAATTCCTGTCTGATCCAGCGCACACGAAGCGTAGAAGCCGGAAGGAATTACGACCTGGAGCTCCGTGTTCGGGGAAGAAGAGTGGAGACCTATGTGGACGGCGCGGCAGAGCTGGAGACAGAGGTGCGACCTGTTGCCGCGGAACCGGTGTATATCACCAGCAGCCTGGAAAGGGAAACAGGTGATATTATTGTAAAGATAGTGAATGTCCTGCCCCGAGAAGAGAACGTGCAGATCTGTCTGGAGGGTGAGGAAGGCAGCCGCTTTACAGGGCATATATACCGGATGGAAGGGTTTGACAGGGATGACAGAAATACCTTTAAACACCCTGATCTGGTGAGACCGGATGTGGCGGATATTGAATTTGACAGTTCTGTATTTGAGGTTGACATAAAACCGGAATCCCTGTGTATATTAAGACTTTGCCGCAGACAGAACCCTGTACTTCACGGACTTTATGCAGACCCGGATATGCTGAAATATAAAGATACCTATTATCTCTATCCAACAACAGACGGTTTTGCGAACTGGTCCGGAACACAGTTTCATGCTTTCTCATCCGAGAATCTGAGAGAATGGAAAGATGAGGGGGTCATTTTGGATACGGCCTCTGAGCAGGTTCCATGGTCTGTAGGCTCGGCATGGGCGCCCGCTGTCTTTGAGAGGGACGGGCAGTTTTACTTTTATTTCTGTGCGAAAAGGCCGGATGGAGTGTCCTGTATCGGCGCTGCGGTCAGCAGTTCTCCTGCATCCGGATACCGGGCACAGCCAAAGCCTCTGCTGACACCCGAAATGGTACAGGCAGCAGGAGTAAAGATGAGCCAGGTGATAGACCCATCCATCTACGAGGAGGATGGGCAGGTGTACATGTTGTTTGGAAACGGCAGTCCTGCTGTTGTGAAATTAAGTGAAGACCTGCTTCATATCTGCCCGGAAACCATGAAAAATCTGGAAGGGGCAGAGGATTTCAGAGAGGCTGTAACCGTATTAAAAAGAGAAGGAATATATCATTTTACCTGGTCATGTGATGATACAGGAAGTGAGGATTACCATGTGAATTACGGTATTTCCCACAGCCTGTATGGACCGGTGAAATACCTGTATCCGGTACTGGAAAAAAGGCCGGGAGCCGGTGTTCTGGGGACAGGCCATCACTGCATTCTCAGGGAGCCGCAGGAGGATATTTATTATATGGCATATCACCGTTTTGCCACCCCTGTAAGGGAATATCCTGAGGGCAGAGGCTGTCACCGTGAGACATGTATTGACCGGGTGGAGTTCGGAACGGACGGCAGAATGAAGCCGGTACAGGTACAGCCGTAG
- a CDS encoding glycoside hydrolase family 43 protein encodes MENRKKGYLFVHFTGESPEGEQVYYALSRDGLHWQDLNGQKPVIRWKAGEKGVRDPFIVRSVIDGKFYIIATDLRIANGKGWTAAQMEGSTKIVIWCSTDLVNWSEPWTFETGVPGAGCAWAPEAVYDPEKEAYLVFWASMTKETGDTAHKQRIYSAYTRDFKEFTAPGKYIEREHHVIDTTIVEVAGVFYRFSKDETTKKVRMDRGTSLQGEFTEMDAETLNTLMGVEGPAAFPIGEEGEWCLMVDRFAEGLGYLPLICTSLEKGDFKVAEPGDYHMGDVCKRHGSVLVLKEEEYERLQTCFGNKISE; translated from the coding sequence ATGGAGAATAGAAAAAAAGGTTATTTATTTGTACATTTTACAGGGGAATCCCCCGAGGGAGAGCAGGTGTATTATGCGCTTAGCAGGGATGGACTGCACTGGCAGGATCTAAACGGCCAAAAGCCGGTGATCCGCTGGAAAGCCGGGGAAAAGGGAGTCAGGGATCCGTTTATAGTAAGATCTGTCATAGACGGGAAATTTTATATCATTGCAACGGACTTAAGGATAGCAAACGGCAAAGGTTGGACCGCGGCACAGATGGAGGGAAGTACAAAAATCGTGATCTGGTGTTCCACGGACCTGGTAAACTGGTCAGAACCCTGGACATTCGAGACAGGGGTCCCCGGGGCAGGCTGCGCGTGGGCGCCGGAGGCAGTATATGACCCGGAGAAGGAAGCATATCTTGTGTTCTGGGCCTCCATGACAAAGGAGACAGGTGATACCGCGCACAAACAGAGGATTTACAGCGCCTATACAAGAGATTTTAAAGAGTTCACAGCACCGGGAAAATACATTGAGAGGGAACATCATGTGATAGATACCACTATAGTGGAGGTGGCTGGTGTTTTCTACCGTTTTTCCAAGGACGAGACAACTAAAAAGGTACGCATGGACAGAGGCACAAGTCTTCAGGGAGAATTTACGGAGATGGATGCGGAGACATTAAATACTTTGATGGGAGTGGAAGGACCGGCAGCATTCCCCATAGGAGAAGAGGGAGAATGGTGTCTTATGGTGGATCGGTTTGCGGAAGGGCTTGGGTATCTTCCCCTTATCTGCACAAGCCTGGAAAAAGGCGACTTTAAAGTGGCAGAACCCGGAGATTACCATATGGGAGATGTCTGCAAGCGCCATGGTTCTGTGCTGGTTCTGAAGGAAGAGGAATATGAGCGCCTGCAAACCTGTTTTGGCAACAAGATATCAGAGTGA
- a CDS encoding glycoside hydrolase family 2 TIM barrel-domain containing protein: MNTTHYPINKNCRFHLGDCPDAWQAWYDDSDWESVSLPHDWSVTLPFSREYSSGTGYLAGGIGWYRFRITPHESWKGKRLYLAFDGVYKNSRVWCNSYYLGNRPNGYISFTYDITEQFSFDRENIICVCADHRDIADSRWFTGSGITRKVQLIVQEPVHMVPWSMAFETPEVSSQKAAFCASCEIKNDTLEEVQVTAKFRLIKTENTKSNIENCNFPAHETPPENSHTSSYTENRIQAEASVNMRIPAGAACRAKVAGEVLSPVLWSPDSPDLYTLETWICPADSVSGQACHAVAYRVDSRRVGIRSICFDADTGFYLNDKNMLIKGVCVHHDAGCLGAAVPVPVWERRLKKLKDMGCNAIRMSHNPHMPELYDLCDSMGFLVIDEAFDEWEGPKNKWSTGHNVYPPKHQGYYLDFPRWHREDLTDLVRRDRCHPSIIMWSIGNEIDYPNDPYCHASFTTMTGNNDADKPAEERQYNPKRPDAGRLAVLAERLTKIVKESDKTRPVTLAAAFPELSSRLGFLDSLDVAGYNYKEHLYEESHRRFPDKPFIGSENGHSLEAWEAVTKNPYISGQFLWTGIDYLGEAKGWPIHGSGAGLLTLAGFEKPGYYRRQSLWSAKPMVHLSTARLDTDQGEWTPVSDTWNYPEKEKVLVKCYTNLPQVELWLNDECLGTYQKPPACDAVMITTDYIPGTLKALGKASDGTEVSHTLTTTDTACRISLRCYEDILPSAAKTTFRQIEVLMKDTWGNPVLSDCSLLHVETENGQILGLENGDLTDVTDYSAAFRRAYHGRLLIYVNHIDEEKEMTVTVSGDAEANIKTAVLTLSSLK, encoded by the coding sequence ATGAATACAACACATTATCCCATAAATAAAAACTGTAGATTTCACCTGGGTGACTGCCCGGATGCCTGGCAGGCATGGTACGACGATTCAGACTGGGAAAGTGTTTCCCTTCCCCATGATTGGTCTGTAACCCTGCCTTTCTCCAGAGAATATTCCAGCGGCACCGGGTATCTGGCCGGGGGGATCGGATGGTATCGTTTCCGTATCACTCCCCATGAATCCTGGAAAGGCAAACGTCTGTATCTGGCCTTCGATGGCGTGTACAAGAACAGCCGCGTATGGTGCAACAGCTATTACCTGGGAAACAGGCCCAACGGATATATTTCCTTTACTTATGATATTACAGAGCAGTTCAGCTTTGACCGGGAGAATATCATCTGTGTCTGCGCAGACCACAGGGATATTGCGGATTCCCGCTGGTTCACCGGTTCCGGTATCACCAGAAAAGTACAGCTCATCGTTCAGGAACCCGTGCACATGGTTCCCTGGAGCATGGCCTTTGAAACCCCCGAGGTCTCTTCTCAAAAAGCTGCTTTTTGCGCCTCCTGTGAAATAAAAAATGACACACTGGAGGAGGTACAGGTTACAGCTAAATTCAGACTGATCAAGACAGAAAACACAAAAAGTAATATTGAAAACTGCAATTTTCCAGCCCATGAGACACCACCTGAAAACTCCCACACATCCTCTTATACGGAGAACAGGATACAGGCTGAAGCCTCTGTAAATATGCGTATCCCTGCCGGTGCCGCATGCAGGGCTAAAGTCGCAGGTGAGGTTCTTTCTCCCGTCCTGTGGTCTCCTGATTCACCGGATCTATATACTCTGGAAACCTGGATCTGCCCTGCTGACAGTGTTTCCGGCCAAGCCTGCCACGCTGTAGCCTACAGAGTTGACAGCCGCAGGGTGGGTATCCGGAGTATCTGTTTTGATGCAGATACAGGCTTTTACCTGAATGACAAAAATATGCTGATAAAAGGCGTTTGTGTTCACCACGACGCCGGCTGCCTGGGCGCTGCCGTTCCTGTTCCTGTGTGGGAAAGACGTCTGAAAAAGCTGAAGGATATGGGATGTAACGCCATCCGCATGAGCCACAATCCCCATATGCCGGAGCTTTATGACTTATGTGATTCCATGGGATTTCTTGTCATAGACGAGGCTTTCGACGAGTGGGAGGGACCGAAAAACAAGTGGAGTACAGGACATAATGTGTATCCGCCAAAGCATCAGGGGTACTATCTGGATTTTCCCAGGTGGCACAGAGAAGACCTGACAGACCTGGTACGCCGGGACCGCTGCCATCCTTCCATTATCATGTGGAGTATCGGCAACGAGATCGACTACCCCAATGATCCTTACTGCCACGCCTCTTTTACCACCATGACCGGCAATAACGACGCGGATAAACCGGCAGAGGAACGGCAGTATAACCCCAAAAGGCCGGATGCCGGACGCCTTGCTGTACTGGCCGAAAGACTTACCAAGATCGTAAAAGAAAGTGATAAGACACGTCCTGTCACCCTGGCGGCTGCCTTTCCTGAACTGTCCTCCCGGCTGGGATTTCTGGATTCCCTGGATGTGGCAGGATACAACTACAAGGAACATCTATACGAGGAAAGCCACCGCAGATTTCCTGATAAGCCTTTCATCGGCAGCGAGAACGGACACAGCCTGGAAGCGTGGGAGGCTGTGACAAAAAATCCCTATATCTCAGGGCAGTTTCTCTGGACCGGGATCGATTATCTGGGAGAGGCAAAAGGCTGGCCCATCCACGGCTCTGGTGCCGGACTTCTGACTCTTGCGGGATTTGAAAAGCCGGGTTATTACCGCAGGCAGAGTCTGTGGTCTGCCAAACCTATGGTACATCTGTCCACAGCCCGCTTGGACACAGACCAGGGGGAATGGACTCCCGTATCTGATACCTGGAATTACCCGGAAAAAGAAAAAGTCCTTGTGAAATGTTATACGAATCTGCCTCAGGTGGAGCTATGGCTGAATGACGAATGTCTGGGCACCTATCAAAAGCCCCCTGCCTGCGACGCTGTTATGATCACCACCGACTATATTCCCGGTACGCTGAAAGCCCTTGGAAAAGCCTCGGACGGTACCGAAGTTTCCCATACCCTGACTACCACAGACACAGCCTGCCGGATATCCCTGCGTTGTTATGAGGATATCCTTCCCTCAGCCGCAAAAACAACTTTCCGTCAGATTGAGGTGCTCATGAAAGACACCTGGGGAAATCCTGTTTTATCTGACTGCTCACTTTTGCATGTGGAAACGGAAAACGGCCAAATACTGGGTTTGGAAAATGGAGATCTGACAGATGTGACAGATTACAGCGCCGCTTTCAGACGGGCATATCACGGCAGATTATTGATTTATGTAAACCATATAGATGAAGAAAAAGAAATGACTGTCACTGTTTCCGGTGATGCGGAGGCAAATATAAAAACGGCGGTCCTGACTCTTTCCTCCTTAAAATAA